In Lotus japonicus ecotype B-129 chromosome 5, LjGifu_v1.2, one genomic interval encodes:
- the LOC130718139 gene encoding uncharacterized protein LOC130718139, with protein sequence MIIFTIKNKTKCMSIIIIERVWRKKQRKENCSKIMSSAVGFSVCSWLRCHARKPPSCSVLSPVSVSFGFFLNQVTHSKLKHVHRASSEGTPDALVEDSKFVPLNAEDPRYGPPALLLMGFEADEAPKIQQFLKELDGEFLKVIYCTEDMVRLSLWEAMHTTQGSLEDFEIDNSLPRICFLSGLSGEEMMMFVDAFPETGLKPAAFAALVPNSANKPLQELMEEIMGDHEMLTGEQL encoded by the exons atgataatttttaccataaaaaataaaacaaaatgtaTGTCCATTATCATTATTGAGCGTGTGTGGAGGAAAAAACAGAGGAAAGAAAATTGCAGCAAAATCATGTCATCTGCTGTTGGATTCTCAGTGTGTTCCTGGTTGCGGTGTCACGCGCGAAAGCCTCCTTCATGTTCTGTACTCTCCCCTGTTTCAGTGTCTTTTGGTTTCTTCTTGAACCAGGTCACTCACTCTAAGCTCAAGCATGTTCATAGAGCATCCTCTGAAG GAACCCCTGATGCTTTGGTTGAAGACTCCAAATTTGTTCCTTTGAATGCCGAGGATCCAAGATATGGTCCACCT GCGTTATTATTGATGGGATTTGAAGCAGATGAAGCTCCAAAG ATTCAACAGTTTTTGAAAGAGTTAGATGGTGAATTTCTTAAG GTCATTTATTGTACTGAGGACATGGTGAGACTTTCTCTATGGGAGGCAATGCATACAACACAAGGGAGTTTGGAAGATTTCGAG ATAGACAACTCACTTCCTCGGATATGTTTCCTATCTGGTCTAAGTGGAGAGGAGATGATGATGTTTGTTGACGCTTTTCCTGAAACTG GACTAAAACCAGCTGCATTTGCAGCACTTGTTCCCAATAGTGCTAATAAACCACTGCAGGAGTTGATGGAAGAAATAATGGGAGACCATGAGATGTTG ACTGGAGAACAATTGTGA